CGGTGGACGCTCGCCCCGCCGGCCGACTCCGGATCGGCCAGCACCTCCAGTTCCGCCGCCAGGGTGGGTTCGGGCGGGCCCGGCACCACGATGCTCAGGTCGGCCTGGAGGAGGAAGTGGTCGACCGGGGCGGGGAGCAGTTCGTCCAGTGCCCGGACCGCCACCGATGCCTCGCCGGTGGATTCGTCGGCTCCCAGCCGTACGCCCAGCGGGTCGTCGGTTCCGGCGGCCACCCGGCTTTCGGCGGTGGCCGAGTCGGTGAGCAGCAGTCGACCGTACGAGGTGATCGCGCCGAGCCCGGTCAGGCCCAACCGGGCCGCCTCGGTGAGCACCTCCCGTTGGGCCACCTCCCGCCCTCGGCTGCGCCGTGGGGAACGCCAGGCGAGCAGTGCCAGCACCTCGTCCACACCGGGTGCGGTCCCCGGATCCAGTCCGGCGAGTACGCCGAGCAGAGCCCGGCGGGCGGTCGGCGTACCGGCCCGTTCGACCTCCGGGGAGAGCGCGGTGATCAATCGGTCCCGGTCGTCGCGCTGCCCGACCAGCCCCGGCTGGCGGGTCATCGCCAGCCAGGCCGTGGCGAGCTGTTCCCAGCGCCGGGCCAGCGAACCGGCACGCCACGCCTCGTAACTCGCGGTGGGCAGCACCTGCTGGTCGGCGCCGGCCCGGGTGGTGGTGGCGCCGGTCAGATCGACCTCGCCGACGAGGCCGGCGGCGTAGGCCACCTCCAGCAGCAGTGCGGTGGTCGACTCGTCCAATCCGACAATCCGGGCGATCCTCCGCAGATCACGTACGCCGACACCGCCGGAGCGCAGCACCGGGGGTGGGTCGGCGGCGACCGCCTCCAGCACCGACTCGGTCTGCCGGACCAGCTCCATCGCCTGGCCGGCGCCGGCCGAGTCGACCGCCTTCGGCTCCCGTAGCGCGGCGGTGCCGAGCGCGGGCGGCAACGGCTGCATCGGACCGAGCGGGCCGGAGTCACGGCGCAGCAGCAGCCCGATCTCGCGGGGAAGTTCGACCGCGGTGCCACCGGTTCCGGCATCGGTGTCCGAGATCGGCACCAGAAGAGCGTTTTCCACCAGCCAACGCACCGGAGAACCGGCACCGGAACCGGCGGCGTCGGGGCCGGTGGCTTCCTCGGTCGGGGTCTCCAGCGCCCTCGGTGGAAGCGTGCCCACCGGAGGGCCGGCGGCGAGCCGGTCCAGGATCGCCCGCGCCGCCGGGGGTGCCGCGAGCACCGTACGGCGCAGCCGGGCCGGGTCGGCGCAGAGCGCCGCGGCGGAGGGGTCCAGGTCCAACGCGGGCCGGCCCAGTCCCGCCGGGTACGGCGAGCTGACCTCGTCCACCCCGGCGACCACCTGGAGGGCGTGCTCCGGCCCGTACAGCAGGAAGAGCGCGCGCAGCCGGTTGAGCGCGCCCCGCACCGCGGCGGGGTCGGCGCCCTGCGCCGGCACCGCCGCGACGGCCAGGATCGCGTCGACCGAGGTGGTGCCGTCGGACGGATCACGAGTCAGCCGGGCGCCGTCGAGGATCTGCAGGGTGAACTGGTCCAGCCCGTCCAGGGCGCGGGCGACCGAGACCCGCGCCTGGGCCCGTGCGGCGAGCGCGGAGAGGTCCGCCGGCACCGGTAGGACCAGGTCGGGACGGAGTTGTAGCAGCGCTGCCAGAGCTTCGTCCGGCAGCGACCGCAGGTGGTCGGCGAGTGAGGTGGTCATCGTCATTCCACGCTAGCCGGCCGGGTGCCGGTGGCGCCCCTCGGTCGGCCGGGTGGACTCCACAGGCCGCCCGGCATGCGACGATGATCGGATGGCGACCACCCCCTCGGTCGGGTTCGACCTTGACATGACCTTGATCGACTCCCGGCCCGGCATCGCCGCCACCTACCGCGAGCTGACCGCCCGGACCGGCGTACCGGTCGACGCGGACCTCGCGGTCAGCCGGCTCGGTCCGCCGCTGCGGCAGGAGCTCTCGTACTGGTTCCCACCGGAAGAGTTGGAATCGGCGGTGCACACGTTCCGGTCGCTCTACCCGTCGTACGCGGTCACCCCGACGGTGCTGCTACCGGGGGCCGCCGAGACGCTCGCGGCGGTACAGGCGGCCGGACTGCGGGTGCTGGTGGTCACCTCCAAGCTCGGCCGCCTGGCCCGGCTGCACGTGGAGCACCTCGGCCTGCCGGTGGACGACGTCGCCGGCGACCTCTTCGCCGAGCAGAAGGCGACCGCGCTGCGGGAGCACGACGCCCGGCTCTACGTCGGCGATCACGTCGCCGACATGACCGCCGCCCGGATCGCCGGGGTGCCCGGCGTCGGTGTCGCCACCGGGCCGTGCGATGTGGATGAGCTGCGGTCCGCCGGGGCGGAGCTGGTCCTCGATGACCTCACCGGATTCCCAGCGGCGTTCTCGGGCCTGTTACGGCTAGCCTTGTGAGGGTCATCAGCCACATACGAAGTTGAGGTCAATCAGGTGCCGACGGGTCGAGTGAAGTGGTACGACGCGGCCAAGGGTTATGGATTCGTCACCAGTGACGAGGGCGGCGACGTGTTCCTACCCAAGAGTGCGTTGCCCGCTGGCGTCACCGATCTCAAGGGGGGTCAGCGGATCGAGTTCGGCGTGGTGGACAGTCGCAAGGGCGCCCAGGCGCATGCCGCCAAACTGCTCGACGCGCCGCCGTCCATGGCGGAACTCCGCCGCCGCCCCGCCGAGGAGCTGCACGGGCTGGTCGAAGACATGATCAAGGTGCTGGAGGCGAAGATCCAGCCCGATCTGCGGCGCGGCCGGTTCCCGGACAAGAAGACCGCGCAGACCGTCGCTCACCTGGTCCACGCGGTCGCCAGCGAGCTGGAGATCTGAGGGGCCGTCGGGGTCAACCCGGCGACCGCGGCCCGGCGGAGCAGGGCGTCCACCGCCCGGTAACCGTCCTCGCCGAGGTCTGCGGTGAACTCGTTCACATAGAGCGCGATGTGCTGGTCGACCACGTCCGGCTCCATCTCCTGCGCGTGCGCCAGCACGTACTCGCGGGTGCCGGCGGGGTCGGCCCACGCCTGCCGTACCGACGCGCGGATCCAGTCCGCCGCGGCCACCGGATCCACGGTGCCGCGGCGGGCCAGGATCGCACCGAGCGGGATCGGCAGCCCGGTGTCCGACTCCCACCACTCACCGAGGTCGACCAGCGCGGTCAGCCCGTGCCGGTGGTAGGTGAAGCGGGCTTCGTGGATCACCAGACCGGCGTCGTAGCGACCGGCCGCGACCCCGGGCATGATCTCGTGGAACGGCACCACCTCGATGCGCGCCGGCTGCTGCCCCTGGGCCCAGAGCCGGAACAGCAGGTACGCGGTGGTCCGGTCGCCGGGCACCGCGACGGTCGCCCCGGTCAGGTCGGTCCGGTCGCCCCGGGTCAGCACCAGCGGCCCGCAACCGCGCCCCAGCGCGCCACCGCACGGCAGCAGCTGGTAGTCGTCGAGCAGCCAGGGCAGGGCGGCGTAGCTCACCTTCACGATGTCGTACGCGCCCTGCTGCGCGGCGGTGTTCGTGACGTCCACGTCGGCGTAGGTCACCTCGACCGGCGGCGCCCCGGGCACCAGACCATGCACCAGGGCATGGAAGACGAAGGTGTCGTTGGGGCAGGGCGAGAAAGCCAGCGAAAGTGCCACGCCTCCCACCGTAAACCCCGGTGGATCGCCGCGACGCGGGGGCCGTACCAGGTCAGTGCAGCGCGGCGGCGGCGCAGCGGAGCGCGTCGAACGCCTCGGTGATCCGCCACGCGCCCCGGTCCCGGGGACCGACCGGGTTGGAGATGGTACGCAGTTCGGCGAAGGGGACGCCGGCCTGCGCGGCGGCGGTCGCCACCCCGTACCCCTCCATCGCCTCGGCCACCGCGTCCGGGTAGCGGGCGGCGAGGGCGCGGGCGCTCTCCGTGGTCCCGGTGACGGTGCTACAGGTGATCACCGCCCCGACGGTGGCCCGGGGCAGCGCCTGCCGCAGCCGCTCCAGCAGTGCCGGGTCGGCGCTGGTGGTCGAGGGGCCGAAGCCCAGTTCGTCCAGGGGCAGGAAGCCGTCCGGTGACTCGGCGCCGAGGTCGGCGGCGATGCTCCGGGTGGCCAGCACGATCGTGCCGAGCGCGGCCCGGTCCGGGAAGCCGCCGCCGATCCCGGCACTGATCACCGCCTGGTACGGGTTCCCGCCCGCCTCGGCGAGGGCGAGCAACCGGGCGGTGCCGGCGGCAGCGGCGGCCGGACCGACCCCGACCGGGGCGACCGTGACCGTGGTGATGGTCAGCCCGGCGCGTACCGCCTCCGCCTCGGCCGGCACGGCGGTGACGATCAGCAGTCCAGCGCTCATGTTCTCGGCTCCCGGGGTTCGCGCGGTTGGCGGGTGTCGT
The Micromonospora pisi DNA segment above includes these coding regions:
- a CDS encoding helicase-associated domain-containing protein; protein product: MTTSLADHLRSLPDEALAALLQLRPDLVLPVPADLSALAARAQARVSVARALDGLDQFTLQILDGARLTRDPSDGTTSVDAILAVAAVPAQGADPAAVRGALNRLRALFLLYGPEHALQVVAGVDEVSSPYPAGLGRPALDLDPSAAALCADPARLRRTVLAAPPAARAILDRLAAGPPVGTLPPRALETPTEEATGPDAAGSGAGSPVRWLVENALLVPISDTDAGTGGTAVELPREIGLLLRRDSGPLGPMQPLPPALGTAALREPKAVDSAGAGQAMELVRQTESVLEAVAADPPPVLRSGGVGVRDLRRIARIVGLDESTTALLLEVAYAAGLVGEVDLTGATTTRAGADQQVLPTASYEAWRAGSLARRWEQLATAWLAMTRQPGLVGQRDDRDRLITALSPEVERAGTPTARRALLGVLAGLDPGTAPGVDEVLALLAWRSPRRSRGREVAQREVLTEAARLGLTGLGAITSYGRLLLTDSATAESRVAAGTDDPLGVRLGADESTGEASVAVRALDELLPAPVDHFLLQADLSIVVPGPPEPTLAAELEVLADPESAGGASVHRVTATSLRRALDAGYAADDLHALFQRRSRTPVPQGLTYLVDDMARKHGGLRVGSAGAYVRSDDEALLTEVVADRRLSTMSLRRLAPTVLATPFQVGRLLTMLREAGYAPVPEDASGAVVLTRTKVRRAPARVAVTNRAADPLAAPRLTTPRVLGIVEQMRRGDAAARAARRAPDPVRGGAGRTGGAATTAHAHTQALATLQQAIRDKVLVWVGYVDAHGATTSRLVRPVSIGAGYLRAEDERTEMLHTFALHRITAAVLDE
- a CDS encoding HAD family hydrolase, with amino-acid sequence MATTPSVGFDLDMTLIDSRPGIAATYRELTARTGVPVDADLAVSRLGPPLRQELSYWFPPEELESAVHTFRSLYPSYAVTPTVLLPGAAETLAAVQAAGLRVLVVTSKLGRLARLHVEHLGLPVDDVAGDLFAEQKATALREHDARLYVGDHVADMTAARIAGVPGVGVATGPCDVDELRSAGAELVLDDLTGFPAAFSGLLRLAL
- a CDS encoding cold-shock protein is translated as MPTGRVKWYDAAKGYGFVTSDEGGDVFLPKSALPAGVTDLKGGQRIEFGVVDSRKGAQAHAAKLLDAPPSMAELRRRPAEELHGLVEDMIKVLEAKIQPDLRRGRFPDKKTAQTVAHLVHAVASELEI
- a CDS encoding 1,4-dihydroxy-6-naphthoate synthase; its protein translation is MALSLAFSPCPNDTFVFHALVHGLVPGAPPVEVTYADVDVTNTAAQQGAYDIVKVSYAALPWLLDDYQLLPCGGALGRGCGPLVLTRGDRTDLTGATVAVPGDRTTAYLLFRLWAQGQQPARIEVVPFHEIMPGVAAGRYDAGLVIHEARFTYHRHGLTALVDLGEWWESDTGLPIPLGAILARRGTVDPVAAADWIRASVRQAWADPAGTREYVLAHAQEMEPDVVDQHIALYVNEFTADLGEDGYRAVDALLRRAAVAGLTPTAPQISSSLATAWTR
- a CDS encoding futalosine hydrolase, translated to MSAGLLIVTAVPAEAEAVRAGLTITTVTVAPVGVGPAAAAAGTARLLALAEAGGNPYQAVISAGIGGGFPDRAALGTIVLATRSIAADLGAESPDGFLPLDELGFGPSTTSADPALLERLRQALPRATVGAVITCSTVTGTTESARALAARYPDAVAEAMEGYGVATAAAQAGVPFAELRTISNPVGPRDRGAWRITEAFDALRCAAAALH